The genomic stretch ATCGATCTTATAAGTTAATCCATCAATTTTAGATGTAAAGAAGTTATAAAGGATAATAGCGATAGCTGAAGTACCAATACCTAATGCAGTGTTAATCAAGGCTTCAGAGATACCTGTAGATAGAGCAGCAGCATCTGGAGTACCACCTCCTGAACCTAATGCAAAGAACGCCTTGATCATCCCAATTACCGTTCCTAGTAGTGCTACTAACGTTGCAACTGTACCTAAAGTAGAAAGGATCATCATGTTTTTCTCAAGCATTGGCATCTCAAGAGTTGTCGCTTCTTCGATAGCTTTGTTAAGCGCTACCATTTTCTGCTCTTTATTTAATGTGTTATCGTGAGCTAGAGCTTTATAAGTAGTAAGACCTTCTTTTACTACGTTTCCTACAGAACCTTGTTGTCTGTCACACTCTTCAATAGCTTCGTCGATTTTGTTTTGGTTTAGTAAGCTTCTTACTTGAACTACGAAGTTGTCTAAGTTTCCTTTTCCAGCAGCTTTACCAAGAACGAAATATCTTTCAAAAGAGAAAACGATTACCGTAATCATGAAAGTAATCAAGATTGGTACAATAACCCCTCCTTTGTAGATAATCCCTAAAAACGACTCTGGGTGAATGTCTTTTCCTTCAACACTTGAAAAAGCAACAGATCCACTTCCTAGTTTGTCTGCGTCTTTAAAGTTTCCTGGGCTACCAAGAACGAATAAATAAATACATACTCCTATAGCAAATAGAATAGGAATAATAACAGCTGGATTTAAACCTCCTGCCTTTCTAGCAACTACTTGCTCATCATTTTTTGAAACATTCATTTCCATATTTAACTAAATTATATTGTTTTAAAATTTTACAGGGTGTAAATTAAAGGCAAAATTAATTAAAATGCAAGAGTCTTAATTAAACATTTTGCTTTTTTTTGATAAAGAATTTTTAATACGATTTCGATATAATAATTATTCTTAAATATTTTATTTATTTTTTCCAAATTTAACATTTGAGTTAAAAAATCAAAAAAATAAAACACCCATTTTTTTTAATTTCCCAATGTTAATTTTTTTTTAAATTACGATATTCACAATACGGTGAGGGACTACAATGATTTTTTTAGGGGTTTTACCCTCCAAAATCTGTTGCATTTTCTCATTTGAAATCACCAAATCTTCTACTTCCTTAGCAGATAATTGAGCTGAAAGAGAAATTTTGAACTTCATTTTACCATTTACGCTTACCGGATATTCAATTTCATCCTCGATCAGATAATCTTCGTTTAATGCTGGAAACTTCTCGAATTCGATAGATTCATTATGTCCTAATAAACTCCATAGTTCTTCACAGATATGAGGAGCATAAGGAGAGATGATAACGGCTAATGGTTCCAAAATATTGCGTTTGTTGCATTTTAATTTCTGAAGCTCATTCACCGCAATCATAAAAGATGATACGGAAGTATTGAAAGAGAAATTTTCAATATCGTAAACTACTTTCTTTATTAGGGTATGCAAAACTTTATATTCTGCTTTAGTAGGTTCTTCGTCAGAAACTTCAAATACATCTCCGTTGAAATAAAGGTTCCAGAATTTTTTAAGGAAACCATATACTCCACTTAGCCCTTGGGTATTCCAAGGCTTGGATTGCTCTAATGGACCTAGGAACATTTCATATAGTCTTAATCCGTCTGCTCCGTATTCTTCACAGATATCATCCGGGTTTACTACATTATATTTAGACTTGGACATTTTTTCTACTTCACGGTCTGTGATGTATTTTCCATCTTCCAAAATAAATTCTGCATCAGCATAGTCTGGTCTCCATGCTTTGAAAGCTTCAGTATCCAATTCATCAGAGGTTCCTTTTAATAAGGATACATCAACATGAATCTGCTGAGTCTGATATTGGCTTGCTAAATTTTTAGACACATATTGATTAGTACCATCAATTCTGTACACAAAAGCACTCATTCCAAGGATCATTCCCTGGTTGATTAATTTTTGGAAAGGCTCATCGTGATTGATATACCCTCTGTCTTTTAAGAACATGTTCCAGAAACGGGAATACAATAAGTGACCGGTTGCGTGCTCACTACCTCCTATATATAGGTCTACCTGTCCCCAATAATCTGAAAGATTCTTTGCACTGAATTCACCATCATTCTGCGGATCCATATATCTAAGGAAATACCATGAGCTTCCAGCCCAACCCGGCATAGTAGATAATTCTAATGGGAAGATCGTTTGGTCATCAATTAAGTCTGTAGCGACTACTTTCTTGTTTACCTCATCCCATGCAAATGTTTTAGCATTTCCTAGTGGTGGATCTCCATCTTCGGTTGGTAAATATTTTTCAACTTCAGGAAGTTCCAGCGGTAATGCAGAAACCGGCAACGTATATGGCATTCCTTCCTTATAATATATAGGAACCGGTTCTCCCCAATAACGCTGTCTTGAGAAAATAGCATCACGTTGTCTGTAGTTCGTAGTTCCATGACCGATACCTTTCTTTTCAATTTCAGAAATTATTTTTGACTTGGCATCGTTGTAATTTAATCCGTTTAGGAAATCTGAGTTTACACAAACCGAATCTTTAGAATCAAAAGCATTTTCCTGAACGTCATCTTCTGTTTCTACAACTTTTTTAATTTCCAGATTAAACTTCTTTGCAAATCTGTGGTCACGTTCGTCATGTGCAGGGACAGCCATTACAGCTCCCGTTCCATATCCCATCAATACATAATCTGAAATATAGATTGGCATTTTTTCTCCACTGAACGGATTGATGGCGTAACTTCCTGTGAAAGCGCCACTCACGTTTTTCACGTCAGACATTCTGTCTCTCTCCGTCTTTTTGGAAGTTTCTTCTATATATGTGTCTACTTCTACTTTTTGAGCATCTGTAGTAATTGTATCTACTAAAGGGTTTTCCGGTGCCAATACCATAAAGGTTGCGCCAAAGATTGTGTCAGGTCTTGTAGTGAAAACCTCAACGATTTCATCATGGCTTTCTACCTGAAACTGCACCTGAGCTCCCTGAGATTTTCCGATCCAGTATTCCTGAGAGTCTTTCAACGGCTGTGGCCAGTCTAATGTAGAAAGGCCTTGTAATAATCTTTCAGAATACGCAGAAATTCTCATACTCCACTGCATCATTTTCTTTTGGAATACAGGGAATCCTCCTCTTTCAGATTTTCCGTCTTTTATCTCATCATTTGCTAAAACGGTTCCCAACGCAGGGCACCAGTTCACTGTAGTCTCTGCTCTGTAGGCAAGACGATAGTTTAATAAGATATCTTCTTTATCAAGATCAGAAGCATTAACCCATTCTTCTGCAGTGAAATTCAGTTCATCGTTTTGATTGGCATTTAATCCCTCAGTACCTTTTTCTTCAAAATGTTTGATTAAGGTATCAATAGCTTCTGCCTTATCTGTATTTTTATTATACCAAGAATGATACAATTCGATAAAAATCCACTGGGTCCACTTATAATAAGAAGCATCAGAAGTTCTTACTTCTCTGCTCCAATCAAATGAAAATCCTATTTTTCTTAACTGTTCTTCGTATCTGTTGATATTTTGTTCTGTAGTGATGGCCGGATGCTGTCCCGTCTGAATCGCATACTGCTCAGCAGGAAGTCCGAAGCTGTCATAACCTACCGGGTGGAGAACGTTAAACCCTTGGTGTCTTTTATATCTCGCATAAATATCTGACGCAATGTATCCCAGTGGATGCCCTACGTGAAGTCCCGCTCCGGATGGGTACGGAAACATATCGAGTACATAAAATTTAGGTTTATCGGTATTGTTGGAAGTTTTATAGGTTTGATTATCCTCCCAGTATTTCTGCCACTTTTTTTCTATCTGCTGATGATCGTAAAACACTTTATATATATGTTATATGTTAGACTTTAATATTGAATTGTTTTTCTTATAAACAAGATTCACAAAAATAATGATTTTAAAGGAAATAGAAATTTAATTTATGATGAATTACAATTCCCTGTTAAACAGAAAGGTCCCACCCGAAGATGAGACCTTTGTTATATCTTGAAGTACACTATTAAGATTGAGGGTTTACCCTTTTAAAAGTAATAGTTCTTGTTTTGTATATTGTAGGATCTTCGGTTTCTTCTCTTATTGATAAATTGAGTGTAGTGGCATCCAGTGTCATAACTTTTGTATTCACCGGTGCTACCACTCCCTGGTATTTGATCTGAAGAGTTTTACCACTTTTATCATACGTATAAGTGAAGTTTTTATCAGGTAAAATATTGCAGGCTGTACCCGAAGTAGGATCTTCCACATCTATTCTTTTCCCGGTTATTTCCGTACTGAACCACCATCTGGATTGTTTCTGGCAGTCAGTATACGTAATCACATCTGAAATTGGTTGCTCACCTACCTCAACGGTAGTAACCACCTCTTTTACCGGTTGCCAGAGCCCAATAACTGGTTCATCTATAACAATATCGTTGCTATTATTACAGCCGGTAGTTACCAATAATGATACACCTAAAAATAGTAGTGCTAATTTCTTCATAGATCAATTTTTTCAAGCGCTAAAATTATAATTTTTTTGATTTATATTACTATTTTTTGTGAAAAATTATTTTATCAGCTTTTATTTATACATATTTTAAAACAGCAAGAGGCCATATTGCCTTTATTTAACAAATATTGAATATCCGAAAATACGTCTGTTTTATTAAAAAAGTTATTTTTGTAGGAAAGAAAAAAAATGCAAGCTATAACGAAAAACAATTTTGACTTCATCCGTGTTCTCCTCGCTTTTATTGTCTTCGTTGGACATTTGGGTGCTTTAAGTGCTTCTGAAAAGCTTTCTTTTTTAACGCATAGCCCTGTTGAAGTTGCTGTTTTTTCGTTTTTTATTGTGAGTGGTTTCTTAATTGCAAGAAGCTACGAAAGGTCTTCCAGCCTAAAAAGCTATGCTAAAAAAAGATTCAATAGGATTGTTCCTGCTTATTTACTTGTTGTATTTCTTTGTGCTACATTATTAAGTTTCGTCAGCACTTTACCTTTCTCTGAATATTTTAGCAATACACAGGTATATAAATATTTGTTCTGGAATTCTATATTCCTCAACTTTAAAGCTCCCTGGCTTCCGGGTGTATTTGGAAATCAAGCTGTAAACGGAGCCTTATGGACGCTTAAAATTGAAATGTGTTTTTATATGGCCGTACCGCTGATGTTTTTACTGTTTGGAAAAAATAATAAATACCGCACCATCAGCCTGATTGTCCTATATTTCCTTTCCCTCGTTTATCTCAATTATTTTGAAATGACTGGAAAAGCAGCACTTTCAAGACAACTTCCGGGTTCATTATGCTATTTTATCGGAGGGATGCTTCTGTATTTTCATTTTGATAAATTTATTCAGTATAAAAAAGTTCTTTTCATCATTGCTATTGTTACGGTTTGGATTGATCTTATTTTTGAAATAAAACTATTCTCTCCCATGATGATTAGTATTATTGTTCTGTACATTGCTTATTCCTTCAAGTTCCTGAATAATTTTGGAAAATATGGGGATTTCACTTACGGAATTTACATCTTCCACTTTCCTATCATCAGGGTATTTGCGACTTTGGGACTCTTTGCAGACTACAATCCTTATCTTATGAGTGTGGTGTGTATGTTTGTGGTTATTGGAGTAGGAATTGCTTCATGGCACCTCTATGAAAAAAGATTTTTATAATTTTACCTAATATTTTACAACACGAATGAAAGACCTGGTCTCCATTATTACTCCTTGCTACAATTCAGCTGATTTTATAGAAGAAACAATACAATCTGTCCTTAACCAAACCTATGAAAACTGGGAATGGCTGATTACTGATGATCTTTCTAAAGACAATACGGTTGAGATGATCAGAAAACACAACGATCCAAGAATAAAACTTCAGGTTCTGGAGAAAAACGGGGGTGCAGGAAATGCAAGAAATAAAAGTCTTGAAAGAGCTCAGGGCCGGTATATTGCCTTTCTGGATTCTGATGACTTCTGGTATCCCGAATATCTTGAGACTATGACAGGTTATATGCAGGAACATAATGCTGAACTTGTATACTGCAATTACTCGAGATGTGACGAACAGCTTCAACCTATTTTAAAGGATTTTCTTGCTGATAAAGTTGTTACTTTCTCTAATCTGCTGAAGACATGCCGACTGGCTCCTGTTTCTACGATGTACGATACCAAAAGGGTTGGAAAGTTTCTTTTCCCGGTAAAAAGCAAGCGTGAAGACCATGTAATGTGGCTCAATCTGCTGAAAGTAATTCCAGAAGGAATGCCTATCAATAAAACAATGGCAAAATACAGGATGCGTGAAAACAGTGTTTCCAGAAAGAAAAAAAACATTATCAAAGACCAGTATCTGGTGTATAAAGACTTTATGGGATTCTCTACATTAAAATCATTGTATTATACAGCAAACTGGGCTATCAACGGATTCATGAAATATTCAAAAATATTCAATTAATGGAGTATTCAAAAGAGTTTAAAGCAGCGTTGAGTGCTTTTTCCAGTACAGAGAAGGATAAACTAATTTTCAGACTCCTGAGAAAGGATAAATTATTATCAAAGAAACTGTATTTCGAACTTATTGACCCGGAAACTACCGACGATAAGAGAAATGCAATGGAACAAAATGTAGAGGAAAAAATTATTTTAGCCTCAAAATATATTGGCAATACTAAATACTTCCTGACCATTATCCGTAAAATCAGTGCAGAAGTTACTGAACACATCAAAATAACAACAGATAAATTCGGGGAAGTTTCACTGAATTTACTGATGGTTGATAAAATTTTAGATTACAATAATGACCTAAGCAGACAACGCTTTGATAATGTGTATAAACTTTATATTTACATCATCAATAAGCTATTCAAATCTCTGACTTTAATTAAGAAACTGGATGAGGATTACTGGATGGAATTTGACGACCTCTTAAGACCCATACAACAAAAGATATCAGAGAATCATTATCTGCAAAAGTTATGCATCAATAACGGTCTTGATCTTAACTGGTTTGAGTCTGACAGCATTCCTGAGGATATTGACCAAATCATGAAGAACATAAAAAGCCAGGGATTTTTAAGATAGAATCTTTTGCAGGATCATTTCTGTGGAATCAGGCTTCTCATTAACGAAATTTTCTGCATTTTCAGACATTTCTTTAAGCTCTTCTTCATTTTCTTCATTGGCAAGAAATAAAACGAATTCTGTGGCGGTATATTCGTCCGGAAAAGACCTTCCGCCATTCTTGCTGATAAGATCATCTGCTTCAGGATTCTTTTTATAATGATTTCCAAAAATCACCGGAACCCCGAATGTAGCAGCTTCCAGAATATTATGAAGACCTGCATCATGAAAACCTCCGCCTACGACAGCTATATCAGCATAGGAATACAGTTTTGACAGCAACCCAATACTATCAATAATTAAGGTTTGAGAAGCAGAGTTTAAATGCTGATTATCTTTAATTTTGCTATATAACAATGCTTGGGGAAAGATGTTTTTCAAATGTTCCACCCTCTTCAGATCATGAGGAGCAATGATTATTTTGACCATATTATTTTTACGGGAAACCATTTCTGCAATTTTCTCTTCTACCTGCCATGAGCTTCCAAAAACAATTGCCTTATGATCGCCTATGAAATCTGTAATATAATCCACATGATTATCACGGCTTCTAAGCTGTTTCACTCTATCAAACCGTGTATCTCCTGTTACGGAAGACTTCACTAATCCCACACTTTTAGCCAAAGCGAGAGAAAACTGTGTCTGATGAAAAAACCAATCCACATCCTTCTTAAGCTGCTTTACGAACCATTTCCCATAAGACGTAAAAAAGGACTGTCTCTCATAGAACAAAGCAGAAATTACATAAATTTTTGTATTTTTCTTTTTAAGCTCAGCAAGCAGATTATACCAGTAATCATACTTCACCGTAAAAAATAGTTTAGCATCAAACTGTGATACAAACTCTCTGACAGCATCTACTTTATCAAATGGAAGATAACAGATTACATCCGCAATATGTTTCTTTTTAATCACATTTTCATATCCTGACGGAGAAAAGAATGTAACAAGAATTTTATGATCTGGAAATTGATCTTTAAGCCTTTCCAGTACAGGTAAACCTTGCTCATATTCTCCCAAGCTAGCTGCATGCATCCAGATTACTTTATCTGTTTTTGAAAAAGCAGATTTCACCTTATCCAATGCCTGTTTTCTACCATCAACGCCTTTTTTAGTTTTATCATTAAACAATGAGAAAACTTTCATTCCAAAAATGAGAAGACTGATAAATATGTTATAAAGTAAATTCAATTTTGATAGATCTAGTCGTTTGATTTTGTTCTACTATCCCGAAGTGATTTTATGAGTCCTATGGCAATTACAGCAAACAATAATCCTAAAATATAGAAAACAGCATCACTAAGCTCTGTCTGTTTTCCTTCTGCAACACGGATACTTTCAACAATGATATCAAGAAACAGTATCATTACAGGAAGTTCCAGAGAAAACAGATATAGTTTCAGTGTTCTTTCATTGCGGAAACTTTGAGGCACATTCACAAGCGGTGAATTTGGATTTTTTATTCCAATAAAAAGGAGATGAATAAAAGTAGCAATGCATGGCAAAACCCAAATTGCAGTTTTCCCGGATTCTCCATCTACATCTCCATGAACATCAAAATGAGTAGGGATAATTTCAGGTAACCCAGCATACTTGATTCCTGTAAAAACCCAGATTACAATCAGTAAAAGGGTGTTCACAATTAATAATATGCCGGAAAATTTCATGTTTTAAATAACGCTTTTAAGAACTCTCAGCTTATGAGTATGTTTGTTCATTTCTTCATTAAAAATCCCGGTAGAATCCAGTGTATCTATTCTCACTTTTCCTGAAGCATGAATGATCTTCTGATTTTCTAACATTATCCCTACATGAATAATCTTCCCTTCTGCATTTTCAAAGAAGGCTAAGTCTCCAGGCTTTGTTTCTTCCACAAAAGTAAGATCTTCTCCTACTTCAGCCTGCTGTGAAGCATCTCTTGGAATCTTAATCCCATGAACTTTATACACCAACTGGGTAAATCCGGAGCAGTCTACCGCGAAAAAGCTTTTACCACCCCATAAATAAGGTACATTAAGGAATTCTTTAGCCGTAAGTGCTACACTTTCTCTTACATCATGACTTCTTCTTGAGGCTACCACAGGGAATTCTACTTCAGATCCCATAGATAGTAAAGTTTTACCATCCTTCGTCAAAACAGAGGAAAAATCTTCTGTAACGACAGTCACTTTTCTATTCGCCAGTTCTTCATCCGTTACCATTTTTAGCTGCTTGGTATCCATCCAACCTTCATAGCCATCATAGTGCATTTTTATTTTAGTCCAGTTTTTATTCACTTCTAAAATATCTACACTTTCCCCAAACAATATTTCTGTAACAATCTCTGCCTTGTCAGAACCTTCTGCTCTCACGGGTGCTACTGTTACAATACAAATTCCTTTATTCATTTTATTCTTTTAGAAATTAGGAAAATTAAGAGATTTAGAAACTACATTATTGGTTATTTCTAAATCTCTTAATCTTTTCATTTAATTACTTTCTGCGAAGGAAGTTGACTCCATCCCGCAAAGGTAAAATAAGATTTTCAAAATCTTCATCTTTTGCCACTAAATCATTCAATTCCTGAATAGACTGCGTGGATTTCAGCTTAGGGTTTTCTTCCAGCACTTTCCCATACCATAAAACATTATCAAACATTACTACGGACCCTGACTTCGTATGAGGTTTTATCAGTCTGAAATAGTCTGCATAGTTTTCTTTATCAGCATCTACAAAAATCAAATCAAAAAACTCATCTGTTTCTTTTAAAAATTCTTTAGCATCCTGAAGTTTAAAATCTATCTGAGCAGCGTATTCACTGGATTCGAAATATTTTTGGGGCAAATAAGCAAGATCTTCATTCACATCCAATGTCGTGATTTTGCCATCTTTTGCCAATCCTGAGGCCAGACATAAGGTTGCATACCCGGTAAATGTACCGATTTCAAGAATGCTCTTAGGCTGTAGCATTTGAGAAATGATCGTAAGCAATCTTCCCTGCTGATAGCCTGAAATCATGTGAGGCTGTGTCGTTTTCTGATAAGTTTCTCTTCTCAG from Chryseobacterium indologenes encodes the following:
- a CDS encoding MotA/TolQ/ExbB proton channel family protein, which produces MEMNVSKNDEQVVARKAGGLNPAVIIPILFAIGVCIYLFVLGSPGNFKDADKLGSGSVAFSSVEGKDIHPESFLGIIYKGGVIVPILITFMITVIVFSFERYFVLGKAAGKGNLDNFVVQVRSLLNQNKIDEAIEECDRQQGSVGNVVKEGLTTYKALAHDNTLNKEQKMVALNKAIEEATTLEMPMLEKNMMILSTLGTVATLVALLGTVIGMIKAFFALGSGGGTPDAAALSTGISEALINTALGIGTSAIAIILYNFFTSKIDGLTYKIDEISMSIQQSFAEFN
- the leuS gene encoding leucine--tRNA ligase, producing the protein MFYDHQQIEKKWQKYWEDNQTYKTSNNTDKPKFYVLDMFPYPSGAGLHVGHPLGYIASDIYARYKRHQGFNVLHPVGYDSFGLPAEQYAIQTGQHPAITTEQNINRYEEQLRKIGFSFDWSREVRTSDASYYKWTQWIFIELYHSWYNKNTDKAEAIDTLIKHFEEKGTEGLNANQNDELNFTAEEWVNASDLDKEDILLNYRLAYRAETTVNWCPALGTVLANDEIKDGKSERGGFPVFQKKMMQWSMRISAYSERLLQGLSTLDWPQPLKDSQEYWIGKSQGAQVQFQVESHDEIVEVFTTRPDTIFGATFMVLAPENPLVDTITTDAQKVEVDTYIEETSKKTERDRMSDVKNVSGAFTGSYAINPFSGEKMPIYISDYVLMGYGTGAVMAVPAHDERDHRFAKKFNLEIKKVVETEDDVQENAFDSKDSVCVNSDFLNGLNYNDAKSKIISEIEKKGIGHGTTNYRQRDAIFSRQRYWGEPVPIYYKEGMPYTLPVSALPLELPEVEKYLPTEDGDPPLGNAKTFAWDEVNKKVVATDLIDDQTIFPLELSTMPGWAGSSWYFLRYMDPQNDGEFSAKNLSDYWGQVDLYIGGSEHATGHLLYSRFWNMFLKDRGYINHDEPFQKLINQGMILGMSAFVYRIDGTNQYVSKNLASQYQTQQIHVDVSLLKGTSDELDTEAFKAWRPDYADAEFILEDGKYITDREVEKMSKSKYNVVNPDDICEEYGADGLRLYEMFLGPLEQSKPWNTQGLSGVYGFLKKFWNLYFNGDVFEVSDEEPTKAEYKVLHTLIKKVVYDIENFSFNTSVSSFMIAVNELQKLKCNKRNILEPLAVIISPYAPHICEELWSLLGHNESIEFEKFPALNEDYLIEDEIEYPVSVNGKMKFKISLSAQLSAKEVEDLVISNEKMQQILEGKTPKKIIVVPHRIVNIVI
- a CDS encoding lipocalin family protein is translated as MKKLALLFLGVSLLVTTGCNNSNDIVIDEPVIGLWQPVKEVVTTVEVGEQPISDVITYTDCQKQSRWWFSTEITGKRIDVEDPTSGTACNILPDKNFTYTYDKSGKTLQIKYQGVVAPVNTKVMTLDATTLNLSIREETEDPTIYKTRTITFKRVNPQS
- a CDS encoding acyltransferase family protein, whose amino-acid sequence is MQAITKNNFDFIRVLLAFIVFVGHLGALSASEKLSFLTHSPVEVAVFSFFIVSGFLIARSYERSSSLKSYAKKRFNRIVPAYLLVVFLCATLLSFVSTLPFSEYFSNTQVYKYLFWNSIFLNFKAPWLPGVFGNQAVNGALWTLKIEMCFYMAVPLMFLLFGKNNKYRTISLIVLYFLSLVYLNYFEMTGKAALSRQLPGSLCYFIGGMLLYFHFDKFIQYKKVLFIIAIVTVWIDLIFEIKLFSPMMISIIVLYIAYSFKFLNNFGKYGDFTYGIYIFHFPIIRVFATLGLFADYNPYLMSVVCMFVVIGVGIASWHLYEKRFL
- a CDS encoding glycosyltransferase family 2 protein; this translates as MKDLVSIITPCYNSADFIEETIQSVLNQTYENWEWLITDDLSKDNTVEMIRKHNDPRIKLQVLEKNGGAGNARNKSLERAQGRYIAFLDSDDFWYPEYLETMTGYMQEHNAELVYCNYSRCDEQLQPILKDFLADKVVTFSNLLKTCRLAPVSTMYDTKRVGKFLFPVKSKREDHVMWLNLLKVIPEGMPINKTMAKYRMRENSVSRKKKNIIKDQYLVYKDFMGFSTLKSLYYTANWAINGFMKYSKIFN
- a CDS encoding deoxyuridine 5'-triphosphate nucleotidohydrolase, coding for MEYSKEFKAALSAFSSTEKDKLIFRLLRKDKLLSKKLYFELIDPETTDDKRNAMEQNVEEKIILASKYIGNTKYFLTIIRKISAEVTEHIKITTDKFGEVSLNLLMVDKILDYNNDLSRQRFDNVYKLYIYIINKLFKSLTLIKKLDEDYWMEFDDLLRPIQQKISENHYLQKLCINNGLDLNWFESDSIPEDIDQIMKNIKSQGFLR
- a CDS encoding 3-deoxy-D-manno-octulosonic acid transferase, whose protein sequence is MNLLYNIFISLLIFGMKVFSLFNDKTKKGVDGRKQALDKVKSAFSKTDKVIWMHAASLGEYEQGLPVLERLKDQFPDHKILVTFFSPSGYENVIKKKHIADVICYLPFDKVDAVREFVSQFDAKLFFTVKYDYWYNLLAELKKKNTKIYVISALFYERQSFFTSYGKWFVKQLKKDVDWFFHQTQFSLALAKSVGLVKSSVTGDTRFDRVKQLRSRDNHVDYITDFIGDHKAIVFGSSWQVEEKIAEMVSRKNNMVKIIIAPHDLKRVEHLKNIFPQALLYSKIKDNQHLNSASQTLIIDSIGLLSKLYSYADIAVVGGGFHDAGLHNILEAATFGVPVIFGNHYKKNPEADDLISKNGGRSFPDEYTATEFVLFLANEENEEELKEMSENAENFVNEKPDSTEMILQKILS
- a CDS encoding DUF1648 domain-containing protein, producing MKFSGILLIVNTLLLIVIWVFTGIKYAGLPEIIPTHFDVHGDVDGESGKTAIWVLPCIATFIHLLFIGIKNPNSPLVNVPQSFRNERTLKLYLFSLELPVMILFLDIIVESIRVAEGKQTELSDAVFYILGLLFAVIAIGLIKSLRDSRTKSND
- a CDS encoding C40 family peptidase, with amino-acid sequence MNKGICIVTVAPVRAEGSDKAEIVTEILFGESVDILEVNKNWTKIKMHYDGYEGWMDTKQLKMVTDEELANRKVTVVTEDFSSVLTKDGKTLLSMGSEVEFPVVASRRSHDVRESVALTAKEFLNVPYLWGGKSFFAVDCSGFTQLVYKVHGIKIPRDASQQAEVGEDLTFVEETKPGDLAFFENAEGKIIHVGIMLENQKIIHASGKVRIDTLDSTGIFNEEMNKHTHKLRVLKSVI
- a CDS encoding O-methyltransferase — protein: MSFFEEKNPEMDRYLEAHASSESEILKKLRRETYQKTTQPHMISGYQQGRLLTIISQMLQPKSILEIGTFTGYATLCLASGLAKDGKITTLDVNEDLAYLPQKYFESSEYAAQIDFKLQDAKEFLKETDEFFDLIFVDADKENYADYFRLIKPHTKSGSVVMFDNVLWYGKVLEENPKLKSTQSIQELNDLVAKDEDFENLILPLRDGVNFLRRK